Within the Immundisolibacter sp. genome, the region ATGCGGGCGGTGGTGCCCCCGGTCAGGGCGTGCGCAGCCACCTGCTTGGTCAAGCCCCAATTCTGCCCATAACCGCCAATAGCCCCAAATGCTGCTCCGGTGACCGCCCCCATAAAGGCACTCTCCAGATTGCCGCCGATGATCCCGCCTGCAATGAACCCGCCGGCAGCGCCGGCTACCACGTGGTAGGCGACGGCTGTCTTGGCGTAGCCCAGCGCCTGCGCGAAGCCAAGGCCCCCATAAAAACCCGCCGCCACGCCAATCGCCAGCCTCACATACGGATTCTTAAACAGGCTGCCGATGGCCTTAAACACGCTCTTGAAGGCCTTGCCGATGGACTTAAACAGCTTGCCGATAAACAGCCAGGTCGGGTCGGTCAGGGACAGCGGGTTGTTGTTGACGTAGGTGTAGCGGTTAAGACCCTGGGTGGTCTCGGGAAACTGCACGTAGGGGTCGGCCGACAGGAAACGGCCCAGGGTCGGGTCGTAGACCCGACCACTACTCGGGCGATCCCTGCCCTCGCCCCGGTGCGGCCCGCCTGCGGCGGTTCAAAATCGCTCCCAGCGATTTTGTCATGTGGATCAGGCCGATCTCGTCCAGGTGCTCGTGACCGGTGAAGCCGCGGTCGGTGTTGACCGCCAGCAGCGCCTGGGCCGGGGTGCTCCAGTCCACGTTACGGCGCTTGCCGTGCGGGTCGTAGGACAGGCGCTCGATGACCGCGCCGACCTCCGGGATAGAGGAAGCCGTTGTCTGTCTGCCATCACGGTCACTTCCGTTGGAAGTTCAGCTCAGTACCAGGGCAGCAGCAGTCGCGGCGGGTGGTAGTCGGTGTCTACGTGATGACCTTTGTATTCGATCCAGTCGAGTTCGAGGCCTTGCGGTGGCTTGTAACGGCCGGCGACCTTGAGGGTTCCGTCGTCGGTGTCCGCCCGGCGCGCCAGTGTTCGCGCCCAGATCCAGCTGTCCACGCGGTATTCGCGCTCGTAACAGCGCAGCGTCTGGCCCTGGACATCGGTGAGCAAGAAATGCCAATAGAAATAACCAACGTGGCCGCGGTAATCGACCTGCCCGGCCAGCTCCACGCGCCGACCGGCAAGGGTGTCGGCATTGCTGAGCAAAGTTGCCAGATCGGTACGCACGATAGCGTCGGCTTCGGCGTAGCGTTCAGGCGCCGTGCGGTATTCGGCGTAGTCCACCACCACCGGCGGGGTGGCGCAGCCGACTAGCGCAAGCGTCAGACTCCACGCGGCCAATCGGCCTGGACGATGGCTGCCGGGTCGGCCCATGCGGTAGCCCTCAATCGGCGGTTGCCGTCAGCCTCGCACTGCACCTGAACAAACGCAATTCAAACATCGATACGTCGGCGCAGCGCTGGCCAAAGCCAGTGGTCCAGGGACAGCTTGCCCGGGCCACGCAGGATCAGCAGTCCCAGCAGCAGGCCCCACAGTTGGTGGTCGGCAATGCCTTGAGCGTTCAGCGTTGGGTAGGACACCACGGCAATGATGTTGAACACGAACAGCACCATGGCCGCAAAGCGCCCGGCAAGGCCAAACGCCAGCAACACCGGGAAGAAAAGTTCCACCCCGGTGCCGATATAGGCGGCCAGCTCTGGCGCCAGCAGCGGGACGCTGTACTCCTCCCGAAACAGGTACAACGTCGAGTCCCAGCTCTGGATTTTCAGCTGGCCCGCTTTCCAGAAGACATTGGCGACGTAAAGCCGCAGCAGCAGGTCGCCGAGCGGCGCCAACCAGTCCAGGCCGCGATACACACTCGAAGTGAGCTTAAAACCGGTTTGGACAAGAGCCATGACACGTGCCTCCGTGGGCTGCCTGAAAACTCAACCTGAGGTGATCGAGAGGGTGCTAAAGGTGCCTGCAGTGACCTGCCCGGCCAGGGCCGTGCCGGCATTCAGCCCAGGCTCAGCCGTCAACGCCGAAGCGAGTGCGCCGCCCAGGTCGATGTCGGCGTCCAACTGCGCCAGCAGCGCGTATTCGCCAGCAGACAAACTCTCGACTCGCACCTGCAGGCCGCGGCGGATGACCAGCAGTGACTCGCCGCCGAGGTCGAGATTCACCCGATCGTCACCGCGGTAGTCAGCCTGGTTGACCTCGAATATCCGGCCCACCGGGAAGGCGGAGCGCAGCAACTGCGCGCTCGGGTGCAGTTGCAGGCGGATGTTCGCGTGTTGTTCGGCCGGCACGCCGGCAAAGTCCTCGATGGACACGCGGGGCGCATCGGCACCGTGATAGGCCTGTTGCCAGGCCCATTCCAGGCGCGCCACATCGGGCAGGTAGGGCAGGGC harbors:
- a CDS encoding DoxX family protein, with amino-acid sequence MALVQTGFKLTSSVYRGLDWLAPLGDLLLRLYVANVFWKAGQLKIQSWDSTLYLFREEYSVPLLAPELAAYIGTGVELFFPVLLAFGLAGRFAAMVLFVFNIIAVVSYPTLNAQGIADHQLWGLLLGLLILRGPGKLSLDHWLWPALRRRIDV
- a CDS encoding DUF2063 domain-containing protein, whose amino-acid sequence is AELQTAFAGAVLNHTAGIETFVSGNGLDPAQRVQVYRNAVRIRLKEALADVYPVLRRLVGDDCFDALTSAFLSRHPPRVGHLHPFGAQMPELCSQLPVLAALPYLPDVARLEWAWQQAYHGADAPRVSIEDFAGVPAEQHANIRLQLHPSAQLLRSAFPVGRIFEVNQADYRGDDRVNLDLGGESLLVIRRGLQVRVESLSAGEYALLAQLDADIDLGGALASALTAEPGLNAGTALAGQVTAGTFSTLSITSG